In a genomic window of Luteitalea sp.:
- a CDS encoding formate hydrogenlyase gives MIRPVAILAQTLLAVALAPALVGFIRWLKARLQGRIGPAPWQPYFELRKLFGKEAVVSHTASWLFQATPFVVFGTSTVAASLVPLVVALPDPVVIGDLFTLVYLLLFGAFFLALAGLDTGSPFGGMGASREMTVVALSEPTVAMSIVALALSAGSTGFSQIIGRTIAEPAIALGPGHLLAFAALFIVTLAETGRLPVDNPSTHLELTMIHEAMLLEYSGPYLALLEWGAALKLLVLFALAANLFMPWGIAVSLSPSAVMVGLLSFVGKLAVLAVVVAVLETRVAKLRLFRVPELLSASFVLALLAVISTFLAR, from the coding sequence ATGATTCGCCCTGTGGCCATCCTCGCTCAGACGCTTCTCGCCGTTGCGCTCGCGCCAGCGCTCGTGGGCTTCATTCGCTGGTTGAAGGCACGCCTGCAGGGCAGGATCGGGCCCGCACCGTGGCAGCCGTACTTCGAGCTCCGGAAACTGTTCGGGAAGGAAGCGGTTGTCTCTCACACCGCGTCCTGGCTCTTCCAGGCCACTCCGTTCGTGGTGTTTGGGACCAGCACCGTGGCCGCCTCGCTTGTCCCGCTGGTCGTCGCACTCCCCGATCCCGTGGTCATCGGTGATCTCTTCACCCTCGTTTATCTGCTGCTGTTCGGGGCGTTCTTCCTCGCGCTCGCGGGTCTCGACACCGGCTCCCCGTTCGGCGGAATGGGTGCGTCCCGGGAGATGACCGTCGTGGCACTCAGCGAACCGACGGTGGCGATGTCGATTGTCGCGTTGGCGCTGAGCGCCGGCTCGACGGGCTTCTCGCAGATCATCGGTCGCACGATTGCCGAGCCCGCAATAGCGCTCGGCCCGGGGCATCTCCTCGCCTTTGCGGCATTGTTCATCGTCACACTCGCTGAGACCGGGCGGCTGCCGGTCGACAACCCATCAACGCACCTCGAGCTCACGATGATCCATGAGGCGATGTTGCTCGAGTACTCAGGACCTTACCTCGCGCTGCTCGAATGGGGCGCCGCGCTAAAGCTGCTGGTGCTCTTTGCGCTGGCGGCAAACCTCTTCATGCCGTGGGGCATCGCTGTCTCGCTCTCACCGAGCGCTGTGATGGTAGGGCTACTGAGCTTCGTCGGGAAGCTGGCCGTCCTGGCGGTAGTCGTCGCGGTGCTCGAGACGCGCGTTGCGAAGCTGCGCCTCTTTCGAGTCCCTGAGTTGCTCAGCGCGTCGTTCGTGTTGGCGCTCCTGGCCGTGATTTCGACGTTCCTCGCGAGGTGA
- a CDS encoding hydrogenase 4 subunit F, with protein MGPEKRAIDMLTLTAVLLPPLLASGLAVLVRPYRRFVGWLGLSCAALSFLASSRLCLEAFSGEMRGQRAAGGLWQVDSLSALLALCIAFVTLLAMAVAPGLRRSDDADAVQTRRLRIFMSAFAFTMLVAVTVQNAALMWVAIEATTIASALAIPLHRTKASVEASWKYLLLCSVGIALALTGTILASFTAGETPIGQSWVALRSTPLSLHPQLLQLAFAFILVGYGTKAGLAPMHTWLPDAHSEAPSPISAMMSGVLLAVATYAIARWKAVVDASVDPTFSNALLIGFGLLSVAIGALSLVIQQHYKRMLAYSSVEHIGLVTIGLALGPLGAFAAWLHVINHAVAKSAGFLLAGRILYRYRTTEIASVSGLLHVMPWTGGLFATAVLALVGLPPFGLFVSEFLLVQAAVANHKMWLAAIVLLLLLIAFISLMGHLNRMLYGPAPDDVPTGERASWPILVLIVPVAILVLLGVALPKPFSAFIHDSVASLLQ; from the coding sequence ATGGGGCCCGAGAAGCGCGCAATAGATATGTTGACGCTCACTGCTGTGCTGTTACCACCTTTGCTGGCTTCCGGCCTCGCGGTGCTCGTCCGCCCGTACCGGCGATTTGTTGGCTGGCTCGGCTTGTCCTGTGCCGCGCTCTCCTTCCTCGCGTCAAGTCGCCTGTGCTTGGAGGCGTTCTCGGGCGAGATGAGAGGCCAGCGCGCCGCCGGTGGTCTGTGGCAGGTCGACTCTCTCTCGGCGCTTCTCGCGCTGTGCATCGCGTTTGTCACGCTGCTGGCAATGGCAGTGGCGCCCGGACTGCGTCGGTCCGACGATGCCGACGCTGTCCAGACGCGTCGCCTACGCATCTTCATGAGCGCATTTGCGTTCACCATGCTCGTGGCGGTCACAGTCCAGAACGCCGCGCTGATGTGGGTCGCGATCGAGGCGACCACCATTGCCTCGGCTCTCGCGATTCCGCTGCACCGTACCAAAGCGTCGGTCGAAGCGTCGTGGAAATACCTCCTGCTGTGTTCGGTCGGCATTGCGCTGGCGCTCACCGGGACGATCCTGGCTTCGTTCACTGCGGGAGAAACACCGATCGGGCAGAGCTGGGTGGCGCTGCGGAGCACTCCGCTCTCTCTCCACCCGCAGCTGTTGCAGCTTGCTTTCGCGTTCATTCTGGTTGGCTATGGCACCAAGGCCGGCTTGGCTCCCATGCACACCTGGCTGCCCGATGCACACTCGGAAGCGCCTTCTCCCATATCCGCCATGATGTCCGGCGTACTGCTCGCCGTCGCGACGTACGCCATCGCCCGTTGGAAGGCCGTCGTCGACGCTTCGGTCGATCCAACGTTTTCCAACGCGCTCCTGATTGGCTTCGGGCTGCTATCGGTCGCCATTGGCGCCCTGAGCCTCGTCATTCAGCAGCACTACAAGCGCATGCTCGCTTACTCGAGCGTCGAGCACATCGGGCTCGTCACGATCGGTCTCGCGCTCGGCCCACTGGGCGCCTTCGCCGCCTGGCTGCACGTGATCAATCACGCCGTGGCCAAGTCCGCAGGCTTTCTGCTGGCTGGCCGAATTCTGTACCGGTACCGGACCACGGAAATCGCCAGTGTCAGCGGGCTCCTGCACGTGATGCCCTGGACCGGCGGCCTCTTCGCCACCGCCGTCTTGGCGCTCGTTGGCCTGCCGCCGTTCGGCCTATTCGTCTCGGAATTCCTCCTCGTCCAGGCAGCTGTTGCCAACCACAAGATGTGGCTGGCCGCCATTGTGCTGCTGCTGCTGTTGATTGCCTTCATCTCATTGATGGGCCATCTCAACCGGATGTTGTACGGCCCCGCTCCCGATGATGTGCCTACCGGAGAACGCGCGAGCTGGCCGATCCTGGTCCTGATTGTGCCAGTGGCCATCCTCGTCCTCCTTGGCGTTGCGCTTCCAAAGCCCTTCTCGGCGTTCATTCATGACAGTGTTGCGAGTCTGCTTCAATGA
- a CDS encoding formate hydrogenase, whose translation MTPCDTVLHAVSHSAIDVTEITIRRVNEVHCLVSPRDVTRLAGVALRELGADLILMTADDRRSATGTFFVHYLFAHRTQNWFLHASVPLDGGRPLLGSLAALCYPASRFEREIRDLFGIVISGHPDPSPLVKHGFWPCDYYPLRKNAATAVFSDDGQPFPFTEVGGEGVYEIPVGPVHAGVIEPGHFRFSVMGETIINLRTRLYFTHKGTEKLFEGRQPADAVELAERISGDTSVGHALAYCQAVEAVTQVDVPPRAQLLRVILLELERLYNHIADVGAIVNDTGFAVAHAHCYRIRERLLRFNKRITGSRLLRGVLVPGGLGRELTLPPDLTSQVRAAVADFDDVVGICLKNTLVADRLEGTGVLHTDRARDHGALGYVGRASGLDIDVRRDHPFAAYAQLHFHVPVFTSGDVKARMSVRVDEVHESATLIDQAYRALPSGAIRASVPHPGAFTAAFGIVEGWRGRIVHWLMTSEDATLHRVKIVDPSFFNWPALSYALEGNIVPDFPLCNKSFNQSYSGNDL comes from the coding sequence ATGACCCCTTGCGATACGGTCTTACATGCCGTGAGCCACAGCGCGATCGATGTGACAGAAATCACCATCAGGCGCGTGAACGAGGTGCACTGCCTCGTCTCGCCTCGCGACGTGACACGCCTTGCCGGCGTCGCGCTCCGTGAGCTTGGCGCCGACCTGATCTTGATGACCGCCGACGACCGGCGTTCGGCCACGGGTACCTTTTTCGTCCACTATTTGTTCGCTCACCGCACGCAGAACTGGTTCCTCCACGCATCCGTTCCTCTCGATGGAGGTCGACCGCTGCTCGGCTCGCTGGCGGCACTCTGCTATCCAGCCTCCAGATTCGAACGTGAGATACGGGACCTATTCGGCATCGTCATCTCTGGACATCCCGACCCCAGCCCGCTGGTGAAGCACGGGTTCTGGCCCTGCGACTACTATCCACTCCGTAAGAACGCGGCGACGGCCGTGTTCAGCGATGACGGCCAGCCATTTCCCTTCACGGAGGTGGGCGGCGAAGGCGTCTATGAAATACCGGTTGGGCCGGTCCATGCAGGTGTGATCGAGCCAGGGCACTTTCGCTTCAGCGTGATGGGTGAGACGATCATCAACCTCAGAACCCGTCTCTACTTCACGCACAAGGGCACGGAGAAGCTGTTCGAGGGACGCCAACCGGCCGACGCCGTCGAGCTGGCCGAACGCATCTCGGGCGACACGAGCGTCGGCCACGCCCTTGCGTACTGTCAGGCAGTCGAGGCGGTCACCCAGGTCGACGTGCCGCCGCGCGCGCAGCTCTTGCGGGTGATCCTGTTGGAGCTGGAGCGTCTCTACAATCACATCGCTGATGTCGGGGCCATCGTCAATGACACCGGGTTTGCCGTGGCGCATGCGCACTGTTACCGAATTCGGGAGCGCTTGCTACGCTTCAACAAGCGAATCACGGGATCGCGGTTGCTTCGCGGTGTTCTGGTTCCAGGGGGTCTCGGGCGGGAGCTGACGCTTCCCCCGGATCTCACATCGCAGGTACGTGCAGCGGTAGCGGACTTCGACGACGTTGTCGGGATCTGCCTGAAGAACACGCTGGTTGCCGACCGCCTCGAAGGTACGGGCGTGCTACACACCGACCGCGCGAGGGATCACGGCGCGTTGGGGTATGTCGGCCGCGCGTCGGGCCTCGACATCGACGTGCGCCGGGATCATCCGTTTGCGGCATATGCGCAGCTTCACTTCCACGTGCCCGTCTTCACGAGCGGTGACGTCAAGGCGAGGATGTCCGTAAGAGTGGACGAGGTCCACGAGTCGGCGACGTTGATCGACCAGGCGTACCGCGCGCTGCCCTCCGGCGCGATTCGAGCGAGTGTCCCCCACCCAGGTGCCTTTACCGCGGCGTTCGGGATCGTCGAAGGCTGGCGTGGCCGAATCGTGCACTGGTTGATGACCAGCGAGGATGCGACCCTGCATCGTGTCAAGATCGTCGATCCCTCGTTCTTCAACTGGCCCGCGTTGTCGTATGCCCTTGAGGGGAACATCGTCCCCGACTTCCCCTTGTGCAACAAGTCATTCAATCAGTCCTACTCCGGCAATGACCTGTAA